From Halobacillus sp. Marseille-Q1614, the proteins below share one genomic window:
- a CDS encoding response regulator transcription factor, whose amino-acid sequence MTRIVLIDDHKLFREGVKRILDFEASFEVVAEGDDGSQALDLIEKNNPDIVLMDINMPSMNGVEATAELTKRYPNLKVIILSIHDDENYVTHALKTGAQGYLLKEMDSDALIEAIKVVSNGGSYLHPKVTHNLVAEYRRLSDTASNEAFRTIEYRKPLHLLTRRECEVLQLLADGQSNRGVAEALFISEKTVKNHVSNILQKMNVNDRTQAVVTAIKNGWVEVI is encoded by the coding sequence ATGACCAGAATCGTACTAATTGATGATCATAAACTATTTCGTGAAGGCGTGAAACGCATCCTTGATTTTGAAGCAAGCTTTGAAGTTGTTGCTGAAGGAGACGACGGTTCCCAAGCCTTAGATTTAATAGAAAAAAATAATCCGGATATCGTTTTAATGGACATTAATATGCCAAGCATGAATGGCGTAGAAGCGACAGCTGAACTTACAAAACGTTATCCTAATCTAAAAGTCATCATTCTCTCGATTCACGATGATGAGAATTATGTAACCCATGCGTTAAAAACCGGTGCTCAAGGGTACCTGTTAAAAGAAATGGATTCTGATGCTTTAATCGAAGCCATTAAAGTTGTAAGCAATGGCGGCTCATACCTTCATCCGAAGGTTACTCATAATTTGGTAGCCGAGTATCGCCGTTTATCTGACACTGCATCCAATGAAGCCTTCCGTACGATTGAATACCGCAAGCCTCTTCACCTGTTGACACGCCGCGAATGTGAAGTTCTGCAGCTATTAGCGGACGGACAAAGCAACCGGGGAGTAGCCGAAGCTTTGTTTATCAGTGAAAAAACAGTGAAAAACCACGTAAGTAATATCCTTCAAAAGATGAACGTAAACGACCGTACACAAGCTGTTGTTACCGCTATTAAAAACGGCTGGGTTGAAGTAATTTAA
- a CDS encoding ComF family protein, giving the protein MSRCVICFTDIMPQVTWANFLTLPKEEKVCLSCLDKLEIIKKPGCLKCGRIDTDKVCFDCERWEKFSEFSGVLERNVAVFKYNDFAKELVVRWKYRGDFTLIEVFAETLQTKHQEQFHGMEADYVAIPLSKERLSERGFNQSKAIISLLGVQANDFFKRKGNEKQSKRGRAERIEAENPFILKRSVDRPVVLVDDIYTTGTTVRHLARLLREAGCPSVSSLTLFR; this is encoded by the coding sequence ATGAGCCGGTGTGTCATATGCTTTACTGACATTATGCCCCAGGTCACGTGGGCGAATTTTCTAACCCTGCCTAAAGAAGAAAAGGTCTGCCTAAGCTGCCTTGATAAACTTGAAATCATCAAGAAGCCGGGCTGTCTGAAATGCGGACGGATAGATACTGATAAAGTATGTTTTGACTGTGAACGCTGGGAGAAATTCTCGGAATTTTCCGGCGTATTAGAGAGGAATGTCGCTGTATTTAAATACAATGATTTTGCAAAAGAGCTTGTCGTCCGCTGGAAGTACCGGGGGGACTTTACGCTCATTGAGGTTTTTGCTGAAACTCTACAGACGAAGCATCAAGAGCAGTTTCACGGCATGGAAGCAGACTATGTAGCAATTCCATTAAGTAAAGAGCGGCTGTCGGAGCGGGGGTTTAACCAGTCGAAAGCGATTATTTCTCTGCTCGGTGTGCAGGCTAACGATTTTTTTAAGAGAAAGGGAAATGAGAAGCAGTCGAAGAGGGGACGGGCGGAAAGAATCGAAGCTGAGAATCCATTCATTTTAAAAAGGTCTGTGGATCGGCCTGTGGTGCTGGTGGATGATATTTATACGACGGGAACAACGGTGAGACATTTGGCACGGCTGCTTAGGGAAGCGGGCTGTCCATCGGTGAGTTCTCTGACACTTTTTCGTTAG
- a CDS encoding sensor histidine kinase gives MKDLKSGDKALDYIIKDMVSTVSNSKDEIFQIGEDSRKEFEELSNELQLIKKQVTTLIEEGDELEKKVRLSRTRLSEVSKQFQKYSEGEIRKVYEQTHGLQMDLYMKREKEKQLRERRDEIELRLRNIDETVGRAEALAGKISVVLNYLTEDFKKVTETLESAKEKQEFGLQIIEAQEEERRRLSREIHDGPAQALANVMLRSDLVERTFNERGIEEALAEMRNVRKLVRAALYDVRRIIYDLRPMALDDLGLVPTLKKYLATVEEYSKVNIRFLSLGSEKRLDSKYEVAIFRLIQEAVQNAVKHADAGGIDVKIELKSHMAAIVIKDDGKGFDPSKKKEKSFGLLGMRERVDMVGGELHINSKPGEGTIVTIHLPLNQ, from the coding sequence ATGAAAGATTTGAAATCTGGGGATAAAGCACTTGACTACATTATTAAAGATATGGTCTCTACTGTGTCAAACAGTAAAGATGAAATCTTCCAGATTGGTGAGGATTCCCGCAAAGAATTTGAGGAATTGAGTAATGAGCTGCAGCTTATTAAAAAGCAAGTCACCACTTTAATTGAAGAAGGCGATGAACTAGAGAAGAAAGTGCGTTTATCGAGAACGCGCTTATCTGAAGTAAGCAAGCAATTCCAGAAGTATTCTGAAGGAGAAATTAGAAAAGTATATGAACAAACTCATGGACTGCAAATGGATTTATACATGAAAAGAGAGAAAGAAAAGCAGCTCCGCGAGCGAAGAGACGAAATTGAACTTCGTCTTAGAAATATTGATGAGACGGTAGGGCGTGCAGAAGCCCTGGCTGGTAAAATTTCCGTAGTTCTAAACTATTTGACGGAAGACTTTAAGAAAGTTACAGAAACTTTGGAATCAGCAAAAGAAAAACAGGAATTCGGTTTGCAGATCATTGAAGCCCAGGAAGAGGAGCGAAGACGCCTATCGAGGGAAATCCATGATGGACCCGCTCAGGCTCTGGCCAATGTAATGCTCAGGTCGGATTTAGTCGAACGAACGTTTAACGAGCGGGGGATCGAAGAAGCCCTGGCTGAAATGCGTAATGTACGAAAGCTTGTACGCGCTGCGCTTTATGACGTTCGACGAATTATTTATGACCTGCGGCCTATGGCATTAGACGACCTCGGACTTGTTCCTACCCTTAAAAAATATTTAGCCACTGTCGAAGAATATAGTAAGGTGAATATTCGCTTCCTCTCCTTAGGAAGTGAGAAAAGGTTAGACAGTAAGTACGAAGTCGCTATTTTTCGCCTTATACAGGAAGCAGTGCAAAATGCTGTAAAACATGCTGATGCCGGGGGAATTGATGTAAAAATTGAGCTTAAATCACATATGGCAGCTATCGTAATAAAAGACGACGGGAAAGGCTTTGACCCTTCGAAAAAGAAAGAGAAATCCTTTGGGCTTTTGGGAATGCGGGAACGCGTTGATATGGTAGGTGGAGAATTACATATCAATTCCAAGCCGGGCGAGGGGACCATAGTCACGATACATTTACCATTAAATCAATAA
- a CDS encoding ABC transporter permease, with protein MTLNILVKRIVFLAVVIGIWQLIFSAGILEEIVFPSPTSVWEALVYGFTEGDFVAALGASFKHLFIGLFLAILIGTAVGIILGKSRQADETAGMYLIALQSIPSIVWVPLAIMLFGFSEFAVIFVVVFGGTFVMALNVRTAIRSVPPQFIRAARTMGTKGIPLFFRIEVPASIPYFMTGLRLAWAFSWRALMAGELLSNGPGLGYSLAYAQDYARMDQVVAIIIIIGVIGAIADQLIFSKLEKNVMKRWGLA; from the coding sequence ATGACATTGAATATTCTAGTTAAACGCATCGTATTTCTGGCCGTGGTTATTGGCATATGGCAGCTGATTTTCTCAGCCGGGATTTTAGAAGAAATCGTCTTCCCTTCCCCTACGAGTGTTTGGGAGGCTCTCGTATACGGTTTTACGGAAGGAGACTTTGTTGCTGCATTAGGAGCCAGCTTTAAGCACTTATTTATTGGATTATTCTTAGCGATCCTTATCGGAACAGCCGTTGGAATCATTTTAGGGAAATCCAGGCAGGCTGACGAAACAGCCGGAATGTATTTAATTGCATTACAAAGTATTCCTAGTATTGTCTGGGTGCCGTTAGCCATTATGTTATTTGGATTCTCCGAGTTTGCTGTTATTTTCGTCGTCGTATTCGGCGGCACCTTCGTTATGGCGCTCAACGTACGAACAGCAATCCGCAGTGTACCTCCCCAGTTTATCCGTGCCGCTCGCACGATGGGTACTAAAGGCATTCCATTATTTTTCCGTATCGAGGTACCAGCGAGTATTCCTTACTTTATGACAGGGTTACGTCTCGCATGGGCTTTCAGTTGGAGAGCATTGATGGCCGGTGAATTATTGAGTAACGGGCCGGGACTTGGATATTCCTTAGCCTACGCACAGGATTACGCTCGAATGGATCAAGTTGTGGCCATTATTATTATCATTGGAGTAATCGGAGCGATTGCCGATCAGTTAATCTTTTCTAAATTAGAGAAAAATGTAATGAAACGATGGGGCTTAGCTTAA
- the flgN gene encoding flagellar export chaperone FlgN, producing MVKVIFESLDHSKQLHESLLTVSKKKTEALKENQIERLLECLVQERKHVAAIEKLEECN from the coding sequence ATGGTAAAAGTTATTTTTGAGTCATTAGATCACTCGAAACAGCTTCATGAAAGTCTGCTTACAGTTTCTAAGAAAAAGACCGAGGCACTTAAAGAGAATCAGATCGAAAGGCTGCTGGAGTGTTTGGTTCAGGAGCGAAAGCACGTAGCGGCAATTGAAAAATTGGAGGAATGTAATTGA
- a CDS encoding acyltransferase — translation MERRYFYEINFVRAVACLLVVMVHVGARFYHSTDGYTTFTNFLNQISRIGTPLFAVMSGFLLYNQMIRKNFTLKRFIKSRMVKIISPFIVWSFIYLTYKYLIGSYSLPDWSNPEQLKDFFYMFVAGKSHYHLYFISLVIQFYVFFILIKNWLNFKSILFMTIAAIFINYVFITNHFEAGGSYFENFINGRGFLLQWIYYFMLGPLLVHLWPYIHEYLAAKSNRVYVQLIGLAVIALTVFDYHTTQKVLNSNENVLNMFTIPIAFIVLISIYYSLLLFSEKIIKGFINLGNMSMGIFLLHPLVIYLYQDYAPYDVFAYPILIIPYHIMVIAICMVTLKVLSYLPFNEYIVTLVQSNNHNIRFNIDETKEKLNKAS, via the coding sequence TTGGAGAGAAGATATTTTTATGAAATCAATTTCGTGAGGGCGGTCGCCTGTTTATTAGTTGTCATGGTTCACGTCGGTGCCCGTTTTTATCATTCAACGGATGGGTATACCACTTTTACCAATTTCTTAAACCAGATATCCAGGATAGGAACTCCCCTTTTTGCCGTAATGAGCGGGTTTCTTTTGTACAATCAAATGATCAGGAAAAACTTTACTCTAAAACGATTTATCAAAAGCAGAATGGTTAAAATCATTTCACCATTTATCGTATGGAGTTTCATATATCTAACCTATAAATATTTAATAGGCAGCTACAGCTTACCTGATTGGTCAAATCCGGAGCAATTAAAGGATTTCTTTTATATGTTTGTCGCTGGAAAATCTCACTATCATTTATATTTTATTAGTTTAGTTATTCAATTTTATGTATTCTTTATATTAATAAAAAATTGGTTGAACTTTAAATCAATATTATTCATGACAATAGCCGCGATCTTTATTAATTATGTATTTATCACAAACCATTTTGAAGCAGGCGGCTCTTATTTTGAGAATTTCATTAATGGAAGAGGTTTCTTACTTCAGTGGATCTATTATTTTATGCTTGGTCCTTTGTTAGTTCACTTATGGCCTTATATACATGAATATTTAGCCGCGAAAAGTAATCGTGTATATGTTCAGCTAATTGGCTTAGCTGTTATTGCATTAACTGTGTTTGATTACCACACCACCCAAAAAGTGTTGAATTCCAACGAAAATGTGCTCAACATGTTTACAATACCTATTGCTTTTATTGTCCTTATAAGTATCTATTATTCTCTTTTATTATTTAGTGAGAAAATTATAAAAGGCTTTATCAATCTAGGAAACATGTCGATGGGTATATTCCTGCTCCACCCATTAGTTATATATTTATATCAAGACTATGCCCCTTATGATGTGTTTGCCTATCCGATACTAATCATCCCCTACCATATTATGGTTATAGCAATTTGTATGGTTACTTTAAAAGTGCTATCGTACCTTCCATTTAATGAATATATAGTGACACTGGTACAATCCAACAATCACAATATACGCTTTAATATAGATGAAACTAAAGAAAAGCTAAATAAAGCAAGCTGA
- a CDS encoding DEAD/DEAH box helicase, whose amino-acid sequence MLHLLKKTSIPTPVYSSFSPIPPDSPYLRLSGKLLTRDELSCSSEELNGLLNQSILQITPSIYKNSVQKFCYRCGADKPYLFGIFLHAACKKECTYCRNCIQMGRIIECECLYAGSSLVEWTKHDGPCKWDGELMLAQKKAAEEIRETIETKSELLVWAVCGAGKTEMLFPGLTRALELGLRICIATPRTDVVRELLPRLKNAFPLVTIQGLYGDSEEKHGDAQLIITTTHQLYRYASAFDVMVIDEIDAFPYHKNDTLKYAAKRASKPGGARIYLTATPRKKEKILVRRKKLKAVFIPSRFHGYPLPVPVFQLTPMLRKKLDKGGLPESLLQKIRQQQKGNRQLLLFTSTVSQALQLEELLAGKFTLTSVHAEDPERAQKVQDFRDKKLSILITTTILERGVTFPAVDVYVIDAGHEVFDEAALVQIAGRAGRSPDDPTGEVIFYHIGKANAMIDAREAIIQMNKRAKR is encoded by the coding sequence ATGCTTCATTTATTGAAAAAAACCTCTATCCCTACACCCGTTTATTCTTCGTTTTCTCCTATTCCTCCCGATTCCCCCTATCTGCGGCTTTCTGGAAAACTACTGACAAGAGACGAACTCTCCTGTTCGTCTGAAGAACTGAATGGTTTGCTCAACCAGTCAATCCTTCAGATAACTCCTTCTATTTATAAAAACTCTGTCCAGAAATTTTGTTACCGATGCGGAGCCGATAAACCCTATTTATTTGGCATCTTTCTGCATGCAGCGTGTAAAAAGGAATGCACCTACTGCCGCAATTGTATTCAAATGGGGCGAATTATCGAGTGTGAGTGTTTATATGCAGGCAGTTCCTTAGTGGAATGGACGAAGCACGATGGTCCATGTAAATGGGATGGCGAGTTAATGTTGGCCCAGAAAAAAGCCGCCGAAGAAATCAGAGAGACGATTGAAACTAAGTCCGAGCTTTTGGTATGGGCGGTATGTGGAGCAGGAAAAACAGAAATGCTCTTTCCCGGACTTACGAGAGCCCTCGAACTCGGATTAAGGATATGTATCGCCACACCAAGAACTGATGTTGTCAGGGAGCTGCTGCCGCGATTGAAAAATGCTTTTCCTCTAGTGACGATTCAAGGCTTATACGGCGACAGTGAAGAAAAGCACGGCGATGCGCAGCTGATCATTACAACAACACACCAGCTGTATCGGTATGCTTCCGCTTTTGATGTGATGGTCATTGATGAAATTGATGCCTTTCCCTACCATAAGAATGACACCCTCAAATATGCTGCTAAGCGGGCATCTAAGCCGGGTGGTGCGCGTATCTACTTAACTGCTACTCCTAGAAAAAAAGAAAAAATCCTCGTCCGTCGTAAAAAGCTTAAAGCCGTATTTATTCCTTCCCGCTTTCATGGATACCCTCTTCCTGTACCTGTCTTTCAATTAACCCCTATGCTTCGAAAGAAACTCGATAAAGGAGGGCTGCCTGAAAGTCTTCTGCAGAAAATCCGTCAGCAGCAGAAAGGAAACCGTCAGCTTCTGCTGTTTACTTCGACGGTTTCTCAAGCTCTTCAATTAGAAGAACTATTAGCAGGAAAATTTACTCTGACTTCTGTTCATGCGGAAGATCCTGAGCGTGCACAGAAAGTCCAGGATTTTCGGGATAAGAAACTTTCTATCCTTATTACAACAACGATCTTAGAAAGGGGAGTTACTTTTCCGGCGGTTGACGTATATGTGATCGACGCCGGGCATGAAGTATTTGATGAAGCAGCTTTAGTGCAAATTGCCGGACGGGCTGGAAGAAGTCCTGATGATCCAACAGGAGAAGTCATCTTTTATCACATTGGAAAAGCGAATGCGATGATCGACGCACGCGAGGCCATCATTCAAATGAATAAGAGGGCAAAGCGATGA
- a CDS encoding ABC transporter ATP-binding protein yields the protein MFLRINDVGKTFHDKEKGDFDVFSNIDLDINQKEFVSLLGPSGCGKSTLLSLIAGLEKTTSGEITLEGKEIKQAGPDRGMVFQQPSLFPWLDVKENVIFPLKSTVSKKEAEERADHFLKMVHLSRFKDRYTYELSGGMQQRVAIARALAMDPKVLLMDEPFGALDEQTRHILHDELIKVWQETQKTIVFVTHSIQEAIKLSDRVVVMGTRPGRIIADFEVDIPRPRKRDDARVIELENKVMDLLKDEINKVLKEELSHDIEYSS from the coding sequence ATGTTCTTACGAATTAATGACGTCGGTAAGACCTTTCATGATAAAGAAAAGGGGGATTTCGACGTATTCTCAAACATCGATCTAGATATTAACCAGAAAGAGTTCGTTTCCCTGCTGGGTCCTTCTGGCTGCGGAAAATCAACACTTCTTTCCTTAATCGCCGGCCTTGAAAAGACAACTTCTGGCGAGATTACATTAGAAGGAAAAGAAATTAAGCAGGCCGGGCCCGACCGTGGCATGGTGTTTCAGCAGCCTTCCTTATTTCCTTGGCTTGATGTTAAGGAAAACGTGATTTTTCCACTTAAATCCACTGTAAGCAAAAAGGAAGCCGAAGAACGAGCAGATCACTTTTTAAAAATGGTTCACTTAAGCCGATTCAAAGACCGTTATACGTATGAATTATCCGGCGGTATGCAGCAGCGTGTTGCAATTGCCCGTGCCCTTGCCATGGATCCAAAAGTTTTGCTGATGGATGAACCATTTGGTGCGTTGGATGAACAAACCCGCCATATCCTGCATGATGAACTTATAAAAGTTTGGCAGGAAACACAAAAGACAATCGTTTTTGTAACCCACAGTATTCAAGAAGCGATTAAGCTGTCTGACCGGGTGGTCGTTATGGGGACGCGTCCTGGCCGGATTATCGCAGACTTTGAAGTGGATATCCCGCGTCCAAGAAAACGAGATGACGCGAGAGTAATTGAACTTGAGAACAAAGTAATGGACCTTCTAAAAGATGAAATCAATAAAGTTTTAAAGGAAGAGCTTAGTCATGACATTGAATATTCTAGTTAA
- the hpf gene encoding ribosome hibernation-promoting factor, HPF/YfiA family, which yields MLNYNIRGENLEVTDPIKDYVEKKVGKLERYFETPPSSEVHVNLSVYNDEQTIEVTIPMKNLLLRAEEHNTDLYAAIDLVVDKLERQIRKHKTKVNRRSRQEGAPKYVFAELEREAQEQRLEQEENDSDIEIVRTKRFDLKPMDSEEAALQMEMLGHAFYVFTNANTDETNIVYKRRDGRYGLIET from the coding sequence ATGTTAAATTACAACATTCGTGGTGAAAACTTAGAGGTGACAGATCCAATTAAGGACTATGTGGAAAAAAAGGTGGGCAAATTAGAACGCTACTTTGAAACTCCACCGTCATCTGAAGTACACGTTAATTTAAGTGTCTATAATGATGAGCAGACGATTGAAGTGACCATTCCTATGAAGAATTTACTTCTTCGTGCTGAGGAGCACAATACAGACTTATACGCTGCCATCGACCTTGTGGTAGATAAATTGGAAAGACAAATTCGCAAGCACAAAACGAAAGTAAATCGGAGATCCCGCCAGGAAGGCGCTCCGAAATACGTATTTGCAGAACTTGAAAGAGAAGCTCAAGAACAAAGATTAGAGCAGGAAGAAAATGATTCTGATATCGAAATTGTAAGAACAAAACGCTTTGACCTAAAACCAATGGACAGTGAAGAAGCTGCCCTTCAGATGGAAATGCTGGGACATGCATTTTATGTTTTTACAAATGCGAACACCGATGAAACAAATATTGTATATAAACGCCGGGATGGACGTTACGGGTTAATTGAAACTTGA
- a CDS encoding YigZ family protein, which translates to MLESYKTVQLEGSHEINIQKSRFIGYIKRCETEQEAQDFIRSIKKKHRDANHNCSAYMIGEHDLIQKANDDGEPSGTAGVPMLEVLKKMELKDTAVVVTRYFGGVKLGAGGLIRAYSKSASEAIQATGVVQRELMRTVKVTADYTLLGKLENEIRNSIYPIKMIHYLDNVEIEVYVKKDNQEEFEQWITDLAHGQVSFEPGEYSYHEHSIEL; encoded by the coding sequence GTGCTAGAAAGTTATAAAACCGTTCAATTAGAAGGATCACATGAAATCAATATACAAAAATCCCGATTTATTGGGTATATTAAACGATGTGAAACAGAACAAGAAGCTCAAGACTTTATTCGGTCAATAAAGAAAAAGCACCGTGATGCGAACCATAACTGCTCGGCGTATATGATCGGCGAACATGATTTAATTCAAAAGGCCAATGACGACGGAGAACCAAGCGGTACAGCTGGTGTTCCTATGCTCGAAGTCCTTAAAAAAATGGAGCTCAAAGACACAGCTGTAGTAGTTACCCGATATTTTGGCGGTGTTAAGCTAGGCGCCGGCGGATTAATCAGGGCCTATTCCAAATCAGCATCAGAAGCCATCCAGGCAACTGGTGTAGTTCAGCGTGAATTAATGCGCACGGTGAAAGTAACGGCGGATTATACGCTGCTTGGAAAACTGGAAAATGAAATTAGGAACTCGATTTACCCGATTAAAATGATTCATTACTTAGATAACGTGGAAATAGAAGTATATGTCAAGAAAGATAATCAGGAAGAATTTGAACAGTGGATAACAGATCTCGCCCATGGACAAGTAAGCTTCGAACCAGGGGAATACAGCTACCATGAACATTCCATTGAATTATAA
- a CDS encoding DegV family protein, whose amino-acid sequence MKTAVLTDSTAYLPKKIRQSNNIHMVPLNVVFGEESYQEEKDITVDDFYDMVKESEKLPKTSQPSIGLMTEKLEELAKDYDAVIAIHLSSGISGTYQGMVTARGMVDDIEVYVFDSEISCLMQGYYALEAAELADNGALPDQILSRLEEMKFSMRAYFMADDLSHLQRGGRLNGAQAFVGSLLQVKPVLHFVDTKIVPFEKIRTRKKALKRILTLFEESIESDACYKASVIHANRQEEAEQIKREIESEFSNVEVTVSYFGPVIGTHLGEGAMGLGWYRHS is encoded by the coding sequence ATGAAAACAGCGGTACTTACGGACAGTACAGCATACCTTCCAAAGAAAATTCGTCAGTCGAATAATATACATATGGTGCCACTTAATGTCGTGTTCGGTGAAGAATCCTATCAGGAAGAAAAAGATATTACCGTTGATGACTTCTACGATATGGTAAAAGAAAGCGAGAAGCTCCCGAAAACATCTCAGCCATCAATAGGGCTAATGACCGAGAAGCTTGAGGAACTCGCGAAAGATTACGATGCGGTAATTGCGATTCACTTATCGAGCGGGATCAGCGGGACGTATCAAGGAATGGTCACAGCAAGAGGTATGGTGGATGACATTGAAGTCTACGTTTTTGATTCTGAGATCAGTTGTCTCATGCAAGGTTATTATGCATTAGAAGCAGCCGAGCTTGCCGATAACGGTGCCCTGCCTGATCAGATTTTGAGCAGACTTGAAGAAATGAAATTTTCTATGCGTGCCTACTTTATGGCGGACGATTTGTCTCATTTACAAAGAGGCGGCCGTTTGAATGGGGCTCAAGCTTTTGTCGGGAGTCTGCTGCAGGTCAAACCTGTCCTTCACTTTGTCGATACGAAAATAGTTCCATTTGAAAAAATCAGAACCCGTAAGAAAGCATTAAAGAGAATTTTAACACTGTTTGAAGAATCAATTGAAAGTGACGCCTGCTATAAGGCGAGTGTTATACACGCGAATCGTCAGGAAGAAGCCGAACAAATTAAGCGTGAAATTGAATCCGAATTTTCAAACGTTGAAGTAACTGTAAGCTATTTTGGTCCGGTAATTGGCACCCATTTAGGCGAAGGGGCGATGGGCCTTGGCTGGTATAGACATTCTTAA
- a CDS encoding aliphatic sulfonate ABC transporter substrate-binding protein, producing the protein MKKILTALILLCLTGVLAACGSGGTASKSGDSENEVTIGYFPNVDHAAGMVAEEKGFYEDTLPDGTKVNYQYFPDGSAFMTAIETGEIEGGIVGPGPAMNHFTSGAKINIVAAGATGGTVIMARNGAGIESAEDIKGKTFISPRVGCTHDVQFEAMMMKEFGITSDRLDGEMKHVTGKPATYSSMFESGKVDVAAVPEPWAAYIEAQGTGKVLFENEEVAHNADMPASVFVTSERLKEKDPGLIQNLVDAHIKATDFVNENPEESKQIAIDKIKEITDQELSKEVVDRSWERMTFTYDVDPKEVQMFADSSYELQFLEEKPNLNGLVDTSFIEE; encoded by the coding sequence GTGAAGAAAATATTAACTGCACTCATATTATTGTGTTTAACAGGGGTGTTAGCCGCTTGTGGGAGCGGGGGCACTGCATCGAAAAGTGGAGATTCAGAGAACGAGGTAACCATTGGATACTTTCCTAATGTCGACCATGCAGCAGGGATGGTCGCTGAAGAAAAAGGATTTTATGAAGATACACTTCCTGATGGTACAAAAGTAAATTATCAGTATTTCCCGGATGGGTCAGCTTTTATGACAGCGATTGAAACAGGAGAAATTGAAGGCGGAATTGTTGGGCCGGGACCTGCAATGAATCACTTTACAAGCGGCGCTAAAATTAACATTGTAGCAGCCGGTGCAACAGGCGGTACTGTAATCATGGCGAGAAATGGAGCAGGTATTGAATCTGCCGAAGACATTAAAGGAAAAACATTTATTTCCCCTCGTGTTGGTTGTACTCACGATGTTCAATTTGAAGCGATGATGATGAAAGAGTTCGGTATTACGTCTGACCGCTTAGATGGAGAAATGAAGCACGTAACAGGTAAACCTGCCACTTACAGCAGCATGTTTGAATCTGGAAAAGTAGATGTAGCGGCAGTTCCGGAACCATGGGCAGCCTACATTGAAGCACAAGGAACAGGAAAAGTACTGTTTGAGAATGAAGAAGTTGCTCATAATGCCGACATGCCAGCTTCCGTATTTGTAACTTCTGAAAGACTTAAAGAAAAAGATCCTGGGTTAATTCAAAACCTAGTCGATGCTCACATAAAAGCAACAGACTTTGTAAACGAAAACCCAGAAGAATCTAAACAAATCGCGATTGATAAAATTAAAGAAATCACAGACCAAGAACTATCTAAAGAAGTGGTTGACAGATCTTGGGAGCGTATGACGTTTACTTATGACGTAGATCCTAAAGAAGTTCAAATGTTTGCTGATTCTTCTTATGAACTGCAGTTCTTAGAAGAGAAACCGAACTTAAATGGTTTAGTGGATACTTCTTTTATTGAAGAATAA